Sequence from the Denticeps clupeoides chromosome 20, fDenClu1.1, whole genome shotgun sequence genome:
AAATCTTGATTTTGGCTTTTATGAGGGCAAGACGGCAACATGGGACAGGTACAATGGCATTTTAAAGTAAATggttggtagtggcctagtgggtaacacactcgcctatgaaccaggagacccaggttcaaaccccacttactaccatcgtgtccctgagcaggacacttaacccaaaaaattgctccggggggggggactgtccctgtaactactgactgtaagttgctctggataagggcgtctggtaaatgctgtaaatgtaaatgttattccaAAGGAACTTAAACCGCCTGGGAAACGACGGATTTTGTACAGTGGTGCATAGGGAACCGCTTTGcagaagggggaggggcttacTTTGTATCCGGCTGATATCGTAAAACGATGCTGCCCATGTctgtacaaaaaataaataaataaaaattaataacattataagcaaacattttaatgacaaatCTAAAACTATAGACTGACCATATGGCCAGTATGGTCAGGAAATACAAGTACATCCTCCCCCCTCCCACAACACATGGAAGTGgtttttaaaatgcttgtttAATAGTTCTGGTTTGGCCATGCCTACTCCAGCACATTAACATTAAATCCAGAGCCAATGGACCAGGAGGTCACTGACCGAGCTTCTTGGCCTGGGCGTGGGCGTCGTCACTGAGCTTGCTGAGAAACGGGTTCTCCTGGGTCAGCAGCACCTTCACGTCCTCAACGCCGATGTTGACGATGCGAGCGCGGATGTAAGGGAAGAGTGTGTAGATTCCCTGGAGGGTCACATTCAAGAACACACACGGCACTGGAACAGCTGAAGCTTAACGGGAGGCTCCAGAGAACAAAGTGGGTCTGCTCATGCATCCACACGAGACCATGGTCACAACTGAAGTCCCTCCCCGAACATGCTTGTAGAGTGCATACCATCTAGACCACGCTGGCATCCTAATTAAATACTTATCCCTCAGTTACACTGTTCTGCTCGAAAAGGCACCATATAAACGTCCTCCATTTCATGTAGGATCGTGTTCGTGTCCTGTAATGGTTGTCACAGATGACCGGGTGAGTTCTGCGGAGCCCGCGAGCTCAGAGCAGGTCTTACCTCCTGCGCCAGCCTGAAGGCGCAGCCGAACGGCTCGCTGTCCTGATTCCGCGACCACACCTTCACTCCGGTGTTAATGATctgtggtaaaaaataaataaataaataataataaaaaattttttatatatatatatatatatatatatatatatatataaaaaaaaaattgtgctcgcttgacacaagcaaatgAAAATCCCCAAGTGGAAAGTGGAATTTAAGGTGCTTATGaaaataataacattatataataatgaaataaaaataataatattgcacAGGAAcaagagagagcgagcgagatgACATGTCttgtggggcagcggtggcctggcggttaaggaagcggccccgtaatcagaaggttgtgggttcgaatcccgatccgccaaggtgccaccaaggtgcccacacactcaacactgctcccgggcgcctgtcatggtgcccactgctcaccaagggtgatggttaaatacagaggacacgtttcgttgtgtgcagtgtctcacaatgacaatcacttcactttcacacataaAGGTGAGTGGCATAAAACAGGGTCACGACTTTGTAGTACACTCTTATGAACCCtgcgggagtgtgtgtgtgtgtgcctgtaccatccatgtttgtgtgagggagaaCTCTCTCTCCGAGTCTAACCTTGATCCTCTCGCTGTTGTTGAGCAGCACGTTGCGGAGCTCCTTGGACACCATGTACAGGTGCCTCTTCTTCCCCTCGTGCGTCCTGGTCAACACGTTTAATTTGGGGAAGTCTGGGGACAGGTCATAGAAGGTCCTGGACGGCAGACAGGACACGAATCAGAACGGGAATAAGCATACACTTCCAgtcaaaaaatttttttacattatagaacaaaacttaaAGACACACGACTGTGATAAACTAAAGAAAtagcaaacaaagcaaaacgTTGAGGCTCTCAAAATCTGTGTGTAAGGGTGGGCATATAGTGAGTATACTCTATTTAAGGCAAGTTGTTCCATGTGCGATGGAGTAGATGAATATATcttgaccagaaaaaaaataagggCATGAGGGccctcacacagacaccaaATGTGAAGACAAAACATGGGGTAGAAGGACGAATTACAGAATGAGGACAGGACGCGGCAAGACAGTAtcacaaattaataaaataattctgcttttagtttttaaaattgtactttttttttttttttccccgcaaTAGTGAGAGTGTAGAGCACGAAGAGGACATGAAAGAGAAATAATGAAGGGAGGAACACACACTCGGGAACATTATTAGGAGTTCCCAGCCTTTTGAAACTGGACTCCTACATTCACACTCgcaagctctctctctctcacgcacaaacacagaggcgTTGTGTAGCGAAGAGCGGGGCGCTCACTGGATCGGGGGAAACACTGGGTCGTCCTCAGTCAGGAACACAAAGGGGTCTTCTTTGAAGCCAAAGAGCTTCATCTTCTTTGAAGGCGGAGGGCTGGAACAGAGAGGGCTTCATGTGAGGGGAGGACGTGGCCTTCGTGCACCAGCGGGGGGCAGGATGGAGGTAACTCTTCTGGTTTTAATGGGATTCATTCTAAACTTGAACTTGATCATGATTTCAATATGAGGTCCGCGACCCCTTTCGATCTGGTCTCATATTCGCCCACCAGACGCACGCaactcacccacacactcctccgTTTTTTTTGGAAGCCGGTTCTTCCGTCTGTTCACCAGCATCGGGGTCTACAGTTGGCGTCTCGGAAGGGGTCCTCTCTTCCTCGCCGTCCCTTTCTGGCTCGGCCATCGGGGGCTCGGCGGGGGCGGGGTCATCCACTGGGTCATCAGCGCTTGCGGTCCCAGCAACGGAGGACGCGGTCTCCTTGTTGCGTAGCTGAAACAAATggtaacaacaaaaaaaaaaaaaaaaaaaaaaaaaaaaaaagacatgaattaTGTACACAAGCAAAAGATGCTGAGAGGcacaaaaaatctgaaaacatGCACAAGAGCACTGAACTGTGAACCtactcaaaacaaaacaaattaaaggtcccattaacatgaaaatgtaacattaatacgagttcccccagccgttcagggagcggcagctcagcctgtcggatctggaatttgtccccttatgatgtcataaggggaaaggttacctcgcgtctctcattcttttttccacccagagaatttcccaccctgCCCCTGAAACATCATCTTCACTGAccgccatggcttccaaacgtgtgaagcagcGCAGTTGcttcagtgattggatgtaaaaatgagcacaaatatatatatatattttttgtttagtcACTCGAGATGCTGAAGAAACAGCGgattcattaacattttttctggaaaaacgtcgacacgacttcctgtctgcgccaaacgtCATTTTCGAGAAtacccgctcaacttctataggccgctctcctcctcgtgccgcctctctcctcctcattagcatttaaagctacagacggtgaaatggcgcgtcctgggaaatctcactgtgggactggatcaaagtagctgaaattctgcaccaaggccgAATTTCAGAAGgtgacttcagatacagtacaaGGGGACCatataaaggcaaaaaaaaaaattttattcatgTCATTAAAGAATAATATTTCAGCTAAGTCAGTTCaaagtctaaatattttatgacaACTCATTTAACAGCACAGATTGCTGGTTTCTGCAACTTTGAAAATGGTATATGTAGGAACGTATATCAGAGatgaattattaaaacacacatattagGCGGGTCACAACCGGCAGGGAAACAGTCTTCGCCCCTTTGATGGCTGAGCGTCTCGCTCAGGAACATAACAGTAATGCGTGAAATATGAACCAACACCGTGGCAATCAGGTCACCCAAATTAGGCACCCACTTGGTCAGTCGTCCTCAAAAGACTTCACTATCGCGGTCAATACTGCAGCAGCAAGTGAGGATAAACACTCTTGACGACATTTAAACGATGATGACATTATCCCGGGcgggtagtgacagggacagtccccccctggagacactcagggttgagtgtcttgctcagggacacaatggtagtaagtggggtttgaacctgggtcttctggttcataggcgagtgtgttacccactaggatactaccattACTAATATTTCCAGAGGCACATCACTCTTTGATTGAAATAATCATATACctgtaatcattaaaaaaacaaaataaaatacggAGGAACGGCACATCTAAAAACACAATGTGCCTAAAAATCCCGTTTCCTCAAGTCTCCCAGGACGTCATAAACTAAGGGACATCTTGTCTAAGCGCCTCCAGCTGGGTTCATTTATGCTCATTTTCTTCCCTTCAGCCTCGCAGCAGAATTTAGCCGATACAGATACAGATGAACAGATCTCCCTGCACCCAAGTGAGCGTGCGGGTCTCCAAGCTGCAACTGGGCCGTGCGGGCCGTACCTTCGGGTGGCGACGGTTCCACGGCATGGGAGCCTTCTTCATCAGCACGGCAACGAAGAAGCCCCCCGTGTTCTGGTGGTGAGGCAGGATCCTCAtactgaagacacacacatgcaattttACATGGAACGTGAAactgtgtttaaaataaaattttgcaAGAATTTCCACCTTTATCGGCCACAGCAGCAACAAACGAGGGAATATCTTAAAGGAGGAGGGCGTCCATATCTTTAGCATAAATTGATTATTTTCCCCCAGACCTGTACATAGCTACACAAACAGTACGCATTTAGTCATCGACTACAAACAACTCATCCAGTACAGTTTGTGAAAGCTAATATCTGAAAGATCTGACGGGGAACTCTGGGCAGAGAAGAGCAACGGCGCCCTCTGCTGTCAGACAAAAACGGGAAAGGAGGTCATTTCATGGCATCTCTTCCCAGGACCACAAGCGGAGCCTTAGGCTAAGACTACAAGACTAAGAAGAGGCGGTGTGGAGGAAAGCAGCGTACCATCTCTCCAGCTTCATGGCTTTCAGCTTCTCTGGGTCAGTCGGGGGGAACATGGTGGGACGGATCTGGGTGTGTCGGCTCTCCGGTACCTCGGACCAGTTGGAGAACCACTGACCCTCTTTTGTCATCAACTGGAACCCATGGGGAACAAACataacaaatttttaaaaaatgacttttgTAATGTACCATTTTAACCTTTAATTATTGATCATTTCTCGAGCAGACTCTTGTGACTTGTAGCCTGTCGTATTGAATATGTGCCAAAGTTGCAGTTCACAAATTAGAACCATTTCAACGATTGGTCATTACCTTCCACGACGTAACCCCTGGCATCCACTTTAACCCCGGAAGGTCTTCTGCAGCATCCACAAGCTCCAACGCCCCTGCAAAACATCATATGACCGGGTCAAAACCCCCACCTTCAACTCAACCAAGCCGCACCAGACCCCGCTTTACAGAGAATTCCTGCTCCGGACGCACAAGTGCTGCACTGACACTTCAGTGGGACCGTGTCTGATCTCTGGAGCTGCCGGATCAGAGTCGTGGTCATCAAGTTGCGAAAAAAAGACGACCAAAAGGAGATCAATGCTAATCTGGTGTTGCCAAACCTTCTCTCTGGTGCCCCCCCCTTTTGTAACCAGTGGGGATTTAATCTTGCCGATTGGTGCTTGTGGATTAGGAGGGAAAAAAGGTGACCTCCTTTATTCTACATTTAATGAGGGTTCTGCAACTTCTTGCAAATGTcttgcaatataaaaaaaaaaaaaaaaaaaaaaaaaaaaaaaaaacacaccatttTCAGCAAAGGCCTCtacattataatattaattaaatatagaCGACAGTAAAACAGACACGCGTCCTGAGCAAAGGGACAATTtccaatggggaaaaaaaaaaaaaacagaatacgtTAAATAACGGCTGAAATTCGGGCTGGTGCGATGATCAATCACAACgcacaatatatatattcagccctctattacataaaacatcaaagatataatacattttaatgaagtgTTTGGTTTGATTTCTGTGTGAGGGCCcacgtgtctttttttttaacatataacAAAAATCTGCGTTTACGAGTTGTGCGTTTGCGTTCACGTCTGAAATAATGCGGGCTTTCACTTATCCCAGCTGATTTGCTTCTCTCAGCTGTTATTCCAGTTTAAAACACACAGTCAGTCATGATTTAGTCATTTACTGCATTGcgagattatatatatatatatatacacacacacacacacacacacacacacacacgagtatATTGGATATATTGCAGAActcttcactttacacatttgcacatcttCGCCCTACtctttacatataatttatgcttaaaaacaaatttgtaatattcatttacatgtgcatatttgtaacacttttgtaattacttgcaatatttgtaatattgaggtcagtagcagtcgcacaagcatttcaccccgtgtatgactgtgtatgggacaaataaagaaattggaatttgaatttatttctttattttaaaaatacgcCAGTGGTTATCTGGGAGGCTCCGTAAAAACCATATAACAGTGCAGAAAGCCGAGGCCCTCACCTTCACTCTTCTCCAGCAGCGAGGCGATCACGGCCTCGTCCTCGACGGGGTTCAGGGAGCAGGTGGAGTACACCATGCGCCCACCCACCGCCAGCTGCTCCACGCCGCGCACCGCGATCCGCAGCTGCAGCCTGACATGCACACACGTGAGTCAACACAGGAAACCAGTACAGTTCTGAAACCAGTTAGGGGATTTACAATGAACGTGTACACAGCTTGTTAACTACGTGTGGACAACTATTCAGTTGCCATGGTATTGCCATGGTATTGCACTGTTGTGCAATTTAATCTACATGTAGATCAGACTTGGCGGCCACTGTTACCCATGCAGATGCAGACTGTTGCTGGTCGTCCATTTCTTCCACACATCGATGTTCTTCCTCATCGTCCCGTCACCACTACAGGAGCAGAACAGAAGAGGGGGCTTCACACAgaccgcaaaaaaaaaataaataaataaaaaacctcTGCAGGAGTCCGTCCATCTGCCACACAGACAAACATTTTTCCTATTGTTTGTTTAGAAGAACAGGAATAATTTTGCATCTAAAACTTACATCCATGGCAGAAAGAACCAGTATAGGGTGCCAGTAGCCTGGCGGGAAACACTCGCCTATGCATAATAATCGGTAAAATAAGCTTATTATATTATGTCTTTCAATCACTCATTTTATTCTAGCTACTCTCTACTAaggatataataataaatgaataaaaattatatatatttcattcagGCCATCACAGGAAGAAGTGCATCCAGGCCAAGATGGGGGATAGAACACTGGATTATGTGGGGAGGGGGAACGAACAAACACCACGGATCCCGTCGGTCTTGCTGAGCCACGATATCAGAATCTGACCCGAACTGCCAGCAATTTGGGGCAAGAATGGGGGCGACGCGACCACGCTTTGCCGAAAGGGCGTACGGGAAAGCCGTAATCATGCATCTGGAGCAAAACAGCCACGGCTTGCAcgccccaaaaaacaaaaaaaatgaataataaaaaaaaaaagaacggggTTTTAAGGCACGTCCCTCCCGGGTAGCATTCGAGCTGCCAGCCAATACCACCGGGAAGAGAGAGCGGAAGGTAGTTCCCATGCCGGGGGCACGACCGTGGGTTTGCAAGCACAACACATCTTGCGGACGTTTCAGTCCGGGGGTGAaggaggagatgaggaagaAAAGGTCCCCCATCATGAAAaagtgactttgtgagatgattgaacattaatacgagttcccccggcctgcctgtggtcctgcagtggctagaaatggcggccGGTGTAAAGAgggttttggtcgttctgcttcaccgttcagagagcggcagctcagacggtcggatctagaatttgtccccttatgatgtcataagggggaaaggttacctacAGTTTCTCATGCTCTTTGGGCCCAGAGAATGATCTACACCGACCGCCACGGCTTCCAAACCTGATGGAAGCAGATGTGCAGCTAgcagaaaagcaaaataaaaatcaacataTTCGTTGAAAATGTACCATCATTAATGAATCTCAGATGACTACATAAATATGTTGCCATTTGttccataaaatgtatttt
This genomic interval carries:
- the nsun2 gene encoding RNA cytosine C(5)-methyltransferase NSUN2, whose protein sequence is MGKRSRDRKRLQQQQSGGRDRNGAGWGAGYAEIVKENELFEQYYRELGLVPGGEFGAFMEAMREPLPATIRITGYKSHAKEILHCLKEKYFKEVQALEVDGQKIEAPQALSWYPDELAWHTNLSRKILRKSPLLEKFHQFLVSETESGNISRQEAVSMIPPLLLKIEPHHKILDMCAAPGSKTAQLIEMLHSDMDVPFPEGFVIANDVDNKRCYLLVHQAKRLNSPCIMVVNHDASAIPWLQVARDGKRDALFYDRILCDVPCSGDGTMRKNIDVWKKWTTSNSLHLHGLQLRIAVRGVEQLAVGGRMVYSTCSLNPVEDEAVIASLLEKSEGALELVDAAEDLPGLKWMPGVTSWKLMTKEGQWFSNWSEVPESRHTQIRPTMFPPTDPEKLKAMKLERCMRILPHHQNTGGFFVAVLMKKAPMPWNRRHPKLRNKETASSVAGTASADDPVDDPAPAEPPMAEPERDGEEERTPSETPTVDPDAGEQTEEPASKKNGGVCGPPPSKKMKLFGFKEDPFVFLTEDDPVFPPIQTFYDLSPDFPKLNVLTRTHEGKKRHLYMVSKELRNVLLNNSERIKIINTGVKVWSRNQDSEPFGCAFRLAQEGIYTLFPYIRARIVNIGVEDVKVLLTQENPFLSKLSDDAHAQAKKLDMGSIVLRYQPDTNNPDAPQCPIELCGWRGKTSIRAFVPRNERFHYLRMVGVEVFHKQGRRADEASSEAPEGAAEDGAGEAVAEGQEGPGRGENGADSNGTGPASNT